In the genome of Massilibacillus massiliensis, one region contains:
- the leuB gene encoding 3-isopropylmalate dehydrogenase, giving the protein MAKKIVVIPGDGIGEEITNAAVAVMKKVAQKHQIELMFEKHHAGGTAYDLHGTPLPESTIQAAKSSDGVLFGAVGGDKWDSVDPALRPEKAILGLRKALGLYANLRPVKVPEALAEYSPLKKEIVSGIDIVIVRELIGGIYFGEKCESEIMDGTERAWDLENYSVPEVDRIVRLACETAKNRKGKVASVDKANVLATSRLWRRTAAKVAEEYQDVELSNMYVDNCAMQLAIHPKNFDVIVTGNLFGDILSDEAAVLGGSIGMMPSASIGESTSLYEPIHGSAPDITGLGIANPIGTILSAAMLFRYSLQEEEAAADIEKAVEKALQDGYRTADLYRAGFKKVTTEEMAEKIAERI; this is encoded by the coding sequence ATGGCAAAAAAAATTGTTGTAATTCCTGGTGATGGAATTGGCGAAGAAATAACGAATGCTGCAGTTGCTGTTATGAAAAAGGTTGCACAAAAACATCAGATAGAGCTGATGTTTGAAAAACATCATGCGGGTGGAACCGCTTACGATTTACACGGAACACCCTTGCCAGAGAGTACGATTCAGGCTGCAAAAAGTTCAGACGGCGTATTGTTCGGTGCCGTGGGCGGTGATAAATGGGACAGTGTTGACCCGGCGCTTCGTCCAGAAAAGGCAATTTTGGGTTTACGAAAAGCACTCGGGTTATATGCAAACTTGCGTCCGGTAAAAGTACCAGAAGCTTTGGCAGAATATTCACCGCTTAAAAAGGAAATTGTCAGTGGAATTGATATCGTAATTGTGCGTGAGTTAATCGGTGGTATTTATTTTGGGGAGAAGTGTGAATCAGAAATCATGGATGGTACGGAACGTGCATGGGATTTAGAAAATTACAGTGTTCCTGAAGTAGATCGTATTGTTCGCCTCGCTTGTGAAACTGCAAAGAATCGCAAAGGTAAAGTGGCATCTGTCGATAAGGCCAATGTATTAGCAACTTCTAGACTTTGGCGGAGAACTGCTGCAAAGGTAGCCGAGGAATACCAAGATGTAGAACTGTCTAATATGTATGTGGATAATTGTGCGATGCAGCTCGCGATTCATCCGAAAAATTTTGATGTTATTGTGACGGGAAATTTATTTGGTGATATTCTTAGTGATGAAGCAGCTGTGCTTGGCGGGTCTATTGGCATGATGCCATCTGCTAGTATCGGTGAATCGACGAGCCTTTATGAGCCGATTCATGGTTCCGCACCAGATATCACAGGTCTTGGTATTGCGAATCCGATCGGGACAATTTTATCAGCTGCGATGCTTTTCAGATATTCTTTACAGGAAGAAGAAGCCGCGGCAGATATTGAAAAAGCTGTAGAAAAAGCATTGCAAGATGGCTATCGTACGGCGGATTTATATCGAGCTGGTTTCAAAAAAGTGACAACAGAAGAAATGGCAGAGAAGATCGCCGAACGTATTTAA
- a CDS encoding MFS transporter, whose product MDMIRRLEKIPVCAFHYRLLCITGLGWMFDAMDTGIIAFVLPTLAKAWGLTTAQMGYIGSIGLVGMALGAVLAGEFADRFGRKKMFAATLVIYSVATGLCSIAWNFEMLLIFRFLVGFGLGGQLPVAVTLVTEFSPPAKRGKFIVLLESFWGVGWLVAALISYLVIPRFGWHVAFIIGALPALYVFYIWRAVPESVRYLLNKGKIEEAGKIILEIEASAGLKSAPFTKEKQEDKIVAAKVSFQEILTTAYRKRTLMLWCLWFGIVYSYYGIFTWLPSLMVTQGFTEIKTFEYVLLMTLAQLPGYFAAAYLVDRIGRKGTLVSFLSCCAICAYFFGRGESTSAILIWGSLMSFFNLGAWGVVYTYTPEMYPTRIRALGSGWAAAIGRIGGILAPTIVGVMLGVQQGFKDIFLMFTSVMLAVAVIVAILGPETKGKPLDEISEEEDKPEFSIR is encoded by the coding sequence ATGGATATGATTCGTCGTTTAGAAAAAATTCCAGTATGTGCTTTTCATTATCGATTATTATGTATCACGGGGCTAGGTTGGATGTTTGATGCAATGGATACTGGTATTATTGCTTTTGTTTTACCGACATTAGCAAAAGCATGGGGATTGACTACAGCGCAGATGGGATATATCGGCAGTATTGGCTTAGTCGGTATGGCTCTTGGAGCAGTGTTGGCTGGTGAATTTGCAGACCGTTTTGGCAGAAAGAAAATGTTTGCTGCTACGTTAGTCATTTATAGTGTAGCAACAGGCCTTTGCAGTATTGCTTGGAATTTTGAAATGTTACTTATATTTCGATTTTTAGTTGGTTTTGGTTTGGGCGGCCAATTGCCCGTGGCAGTTACTTTAGTTACAGAGTTTTCACCACCGGCAAAGCGGGGGAAATTTATCGTGCTTTTGGAAAGTTTTTGGGGTGTTGGATGGTTAGTGGCGGCACTTATTTCTTATTTAGTGATTCCTAGATTTGGCTGGCATGTTGCCTTTATTATTGGAGCGCTTCCGGCGTTATATGTATTTTATATTTGGCGGGCTGTACCAGAATCTGTTCGTTACTTATTAAATAAAGGAAAAATAGAAGAAGCGGGCAAAATTATTTTAGAGATAGAAGCCTCTGCCGGATTAAAATCCGCTCCATTTACAAAAGAAAAACAGGAAGATAAAATAGTAGCAGCTAAAGTTTCTTTTCAAGAGATTTTGACTACTGCCTATAGAAAACGAACTTTGATGTTATGGTGTTTATGGTTTGGCATTGTATATTCGTATTATGGAATTTTTACTTGGCTGCCATCGTTGATGGTAACACAAGGGTTTACCGAAATTAAAACATTCGAGTATGTTTTGCTCATGACGCTTGCGCAATTACCGGGTTATTTTGCAGCTGCGTATTTAGTGGATCGGATTGGTAGAAAAGGAACCTTGGTAAGTTTTTTAAGTTGTTGTGCAATCTGTGCTTATTTCTTTGGTCGAGGAGAATCGACATCGGCTATATTGATTTGGGGAAGTTTAATGTCATTTTTCAATTTAGGTGCTTGGGGCGTTGTATACACCTATACGCCCGAAATGTATCCAACTCGCATACGAGCTTTGGGATCTGGATGGGCAGCGGCAATCGGGCGTATAGGTGGAATCTTAGCACCTACGATAGTTGGTGTTATGCTTGGTGTGCAGCAAGGATTCAAGGATATATTTTTAATGTTTACAAGTGTAATGTTAGCCGTCGCTGTAATTGTTGCGATTTTAGGTCCTGAAACAAAAGGCAAACCACTGGATGAGATCAGTGAGGAAGAGGATAAGCCAGAGTTTTCTATTCGTTAA
- a CDS encoding transcription repressor NadR: MNTNERREVLRKKLSESKSPITGTALAQLLGVSRQVIVGDIGILRAMGTEVYATPQGYLIPNEKRTNHESVIATIACCHEKKDTAMELEIVIDNGGKIRDIIVEHPLYGEIRADLMISSRREISSFLERLENCGAGLLSIVTDGVHLHTIEVPNTEILKEIEKELMKKNILHK, encoded by the coding sequence ATGAATACGAATGAACGGCGGGAAGTTTTACGAAAAAAACTTTCTGAAAGTAAAAGTCCGATCACAGGTACGGCTTTGGCACAGTTGCTAGGTGTAAGTCGCCAGGTGATTGTCGGAGATATTGGTATTTTAAGAGCTATGGGAACAGAAGTTTATGCAACACCGCAAGGTTACCTAATTCCAAATGAAAAAAGAACGAATCACGAAAGTGTGATTGCTACAATTGCTTGTTGTCATGAGAAAAAAGATACCGCGATGGAGTTAGAAATTGTGATTGATAATGGAGGAAAGATACGAGATATTATTGTTGAACATCCTCTATATGGTGAAATTAGAGCAGATTTGATGATTTCTTCAAGACGTGAGATCAGCAGTTTTTTAGAAAGACTAGAAAATTGCGGTGCAGGTTTGTTGTCGATCGTTACGGATGGTGTACATCTGCATACAATAGAAGTCCCCAATACGGAAATATTAAAAGAAATAGAAAAAGAGTTAATGAAAAAAAATATATTACATAAGTAG
- the leuC gene encoding 3-isopropylmalate dehydratase large subunit has translation MGMNMTEKILAKHAGLDSVVPGQLINCKLDMVLANDITAPPAIKEFEKIGKPVFDRSKIALVPDHFTPNKDIKTAAMTKAVRDFAKQYDIVNYFEVGRMGIEHVILPEKGLVAPGLLTIGADSHTCTYGALGGFATGVGTTDLGVALATGECWFKVPETIKVTLTGKLPKGINGKDVILTLIGMIGVDGARYQALEFAGEGVASLTMTDRFTIANMAIEAGGKNGIFPVDEKTIEYIKDRVTTAYEIVTPDTDAKYTREVVIHLSDLKPVVAFPHLPGNVKRVCDIEEIKIDQVVIGSCTNGRLEDLKHAAEILAGHQVHKDVRCIIVPGSQQVYLDAMKAGYIETLIHAGAAVSTPTCGPCMGGHMGILTAGERCVSTTNRNFRGRMGHVDSEVYLAGPHVAAASAIMGKIAVPEEVK, from the coding sequence ATGGGAATGAATATGACTGAAAAAATCTTGGCGAAACATGCAGGCTTAGATTCTGTTGTGCCGGGACAATTGATTAATTGCAAATTAGATATGGTGCTTGCCAATGACATTACAGCTCCACCGGCAATTAAAGAATTTGAAAAAATCGGCAAGCCTGTCTTTGATCGCAGCAAAATTGCTTTGGTGCCGGATCATTTTACACCAAATAAAGATATAAAAACTGCTGCGATGACAAAAGCAGTGCGCGATTTTGCAAAACAATATGATATCGTAAATTATTTTGAAGTTGGACGCATGGGGATTGAACACGTAATTTTGCCGGAAAAGGGGCTGGTCGCACCTGGTTTGTTAACAATTGGTGCGGATTCACATACGTGTACGTATGGAGCACTTGGTGGATTTGCGACTGGTGTAGGGACAACTGATCTTGGGGTGGCCTTGGCAACCGGGGAATGCTGGTTTAAAGTGCCTGAAACGATAAAAGTAACGTTAACGGGTAAACTGCCTAAAGGCATCAATGGGAAAGATGTTATTTTAACTTTAATCGGTATGATTGGTGTGGATGGTGCAAGATATCAGGCTTTAGAATTTGCTGGTGAAGGCGTTGCATCTTTGACGATGACAGATCGTTTTACGATTGCCAATATGGCGATTGAAGCTGGTGGTAAAAATGGTATTTTTCCTGTAGATGAAAAAACAATCGAATATATCAAAGACCGTGTAACAACGGCGTATGAAATTGTGACACCGGACACAGATGCAAAGTACACAAGAGAAGTTGTTATCCATCTTTCAGATTTGAAACCGGTTGTTGCTTTTCCGCACCTGCCGGGAAATGTGAAACGTGTTTGTGATATTGAAGAAATAAAAATTGATCAAGTCGTTATTGGTTCTTGTACGAATGGTCGTTTAGAAGATTTAAAACATGCCGCGGAAATTTTAGCTGGTCATCAGGTGCATAAAGATGTGCGTTGCATTATTGTTCCGGGCAGTCAACAAGTATATTTGGATGCAATGAAAGCCGGATATATTGAAACACTGATCCATGCCGGAGCTGCGGTAAGTACACCTACTTGCGGGCCTTGCATGGGTGGGCATATGGGAATTTTGACGGCAGGCGAACGTTGTGTTTCCACGACGAACCGTAATTTTAGAGGCCGTATGGGGCATGTGGATAGTGAAGTCTATTTGGCTGGGCCTCATGTTGCGGCAGCAAGTGCGATTATGGGGAAAATTGCAGTTCCAGAGGAGGTAAAGTGA
- a CDS encoding zinc ribbon domain-containing protein has protein sequence MVSIIHIIGALVAIWVYNDAKKFGHSMGTALFWAVGNIAMVAIFFPAYLIFGRKQVMKSNRNQSNKLEEVTIEVDAEFVETKIDCPMCGRKVEEDYKLCPYCGFSLKPTCAECGIELQRDWKSCPNCQTPTSEK, from the coding sequence ATGGTTTCAATTATTCATATCATTGGTGCTTTGGTCGCAATCTGGGTATATAATGATGCTAAAAAATTTGGACATAGCATGGGGACGGCTTTGTTTTGGGCTGTTGGTAACATCGCTATGGTGGCAATATTTTTCCCTGCCTATTTAATTTTTGGACGAAAACAAGTTATGAAATCCAATAGAAATCAAAGTAATAAACTTGAAGAAGTTACGATTGAAGTAGATGCAGAATTTGTTGAAACAAAAATTGACTGCCCAATGTGCGGAAGAAAAGTAGAAGAAGATTATAAACTTTGTCCGTATTGTGGTTTTTCTTTAAAACCAACTTGCGCCGAATGTGGTATAGAGTTACAGCGTGATTGGAAATCTTGTCCTAATTGTCAAACGCCCACATCAGAGAAGTAA
- the ilvB gene encoding biosynthetic-type acetolactate synthase large subunit, translated as MTGAKAVVKCLLEQGVHTVFGYPGGMILPLYNALYDESNIQQVLTFHEQGAAHAADGYARASGKVGVCMATSGPGATNLVTGLATAFMDSVPVVAITGQVETALLGRDAFQEIDIMGVSMPITKHNFQVKDASKLCQTIRLAFKVATSGRPGPVLVDIPRDILNEIIEFESKVTEVYPKINHNGELGNLIQKAAKVIQDAKKPVIVAGGGVISACASDALISFAEKCHLPVVTTLMGIGGFPRTHKQSLGMTGMHGLKVANHAVFEADVVIAVGSRFGDRLTGNRDKYSKDKHVIHIDIDPAEIDKNVMSSIGLAGDMKLILQTLMQMTTAGEITAWWNTIEAWEKTYELIYNESSLNVPWAMQYVAEVIKEDDIAVVTDVGQHQMWAAQHLKMTKPRTWITSGGLGTMGFGLPAAMGAQIAVADRGRRILHIAGDGGIKMTGNEYYTIATLGLPIISIIVNNNSLGMIKQLQKVFYKERYIACELPKSMDFAMYAMSLGIHSVAVDTPETFKNAFQAALASDTPQVIVMNVDDEFVKPMTKAGAEINEFVDL; from the coding sequence ATAACAGGTGCAAAGGCTGTCGTAAAATGTCTATTAGAACAGGGTGTTCATACCGTCTTTGGCTATCCTGGCGGAATGATATTACCCCTGTATAATGCTTTATACGATGAATCGAACATACAGCAGGTACTGACGTTTCATGAACAAGGTGCTGCACATGCCGCAGATGGTTATGCACGCGCGAGTGGAAAAGTTGGTGTTTGTATGGCTACTTCCGGGCCAGGTGCAACAAATTTGGTAACAGGTCTTGCAACTGCTTTTATGGATTCTGTGCCGGTTGTAGCAATCACAGGACAAGTGGAAACAGCTCTTTTGGGACGCGATGCATTTCAAGAGATTGATATTATGGGTGTGAGTATGCCAATCACAAAGCATAATTTTCAAGTCAAAGATGCGAGTAAGCTTTGCCAAACGATAAGATTGGCCTTTAAAGTAGCCACTTCCGGAAGACCTGGGCCGGTGCTTGTTGATATCCCGCGTGATATATTAAATGAAATCATAGAATTTGAAAGTAAAGTGACTGAAGTTTACCCCAAGATAAACCACAATGGAGAACTAGGAAATTTAATTCAAAAAGCTGCGAAGGTCATTCAGGATGCAAAAAAACCTGTTATTGTTGCAGGGGGCGGTGTAATTTCCGCCTGTGCAAGTGATGCGCTCATTTCTTTTGCAGAAAAATGTCATTTGCCAGTTGTAACGACCTTAATGGGAATTGGTGGCTTTCCCAGAACGCATAAGCAGTCCTTGGGGATGACTGGAATGCATGGCTTAAAAGTAGCCAATCATGCTGTCTTTGAAGCAGATGTTGTCATTGCTGTAGGCAGTCGTTTTGGTGATCGCTTAACAGGCAATCGTGATAAATATTCTAAAGATAAACATGTCATTCATATTGATATTGATCCAGCGGAAATCGATAAAAATGTGATGAGCAGTATCGGTCTTGCCGGAGATATGAAACTGATTTTACAGACCTTGATGCAGATGACCACAGCAGGGGAGATCACTGCATGGTGGAATACAATAGAAGCATGGGAAAAAACGTATGAACTAATATATAATGAAAGCTCTTTAAATGTGCCATGGGCAATGCAGTATGTTGCTGAGGTGATAAAAGAAGATGATATTGCTGTTGTTACAGATGTTGGGCAGCACCAGATGTGGGCTGCGCAGCACTTGAAGATGACAAAACCGCGTACCTGGATCACTTCAGGAGGACTTGGCACGATGGGGTTTGGTTTGCCGGCAGCAATGGGAGCACAGATTGCTGTTGCTGATCGCGGGAGAAGAATTCTTCACATTGCCGGTGATGGTGGTATTAAAATGACGGGAAATGAGTACTATACAATTGCAACACTTGGTTTACCGATTATTTCTATTATCGTTAACAACAATAGTTTAGGCATGATAAAACAATTGCAAAAGGTTTTCTATAAAGAACGCTATATTGCTTGTGAGTTACCAAAAAGTATGGATTTTGCGATGTATGCGATGAGTTTGGGCATTCATAGTGTGGCAGTCGATACACCAGAAACTTTTAAAAATGCTTTTCAGGCAGCACTTGCAAGTGATACACCACAAGTTATCGTGATGAATGTTGACGATGAATTTGTAAAACCTATGACAAAAGCTGGTGCAGAAATTAATGAATTTGTTGACTTATAG
- the speE gene encoding polyamine aminopropyltransferase has protein sequence MQLWCTENQTEHLGLTARVKETLFAGKSEFQDIAVVDSYQFGRMLVLDGVFQTSIAEEFVYHEMISHVPLYIHPNPKKVLVIGGGDGGVVREVVRHDSVEKVEMVEIDGMVVEAAKKYLPEISVAMRENHPKLDLKIGDGIAHMAAAENKYDVIIVDCSDPIGPGEGLFTHEFYKNVHKALKEDGLFVQQTESPFYHQPLIKKIAKDVKSIFPIHDMYLAYIPIYPGGMHCFTIGSKKYKPEDADLTNRQRLEMRYHTEAVQKACFALPNFVKELIK, from the coding sequence ATGCAATTGTGGTGTACTGAAAATCAAACTGAACATTTGGGTTTAACAGCTCGCGTAAAGGAAACTTTATTTGCAGGCAAATCAGAATTTCAAGACATTGCGGTAGTGGATTCTTATCAATTTGGCAGAATGCTGGTATTAGACGGTGTATTTCAAACAAGCATCGCAGAAGAATTCGTTTATCATGAAATGATTAGTCATGTGCCGCTTTACATTCATCCAAATCCTAAGAAAGTTCTTGTTATTGGCGGCGGCGATGGTGGTGTTGTACGTGAAGTTGTTCGTCACGACAGTGTTGAAAAAGTAGAAATGGTTGAAATAGACGGGATGGTAGTAGAGGCCGCAAAAAAATATTTGCCGGAAATTAGTGTGGCAATGCGTGAAAATCATCCAAAACTTGATCTTAAAATTGGTGATGGTATCGCACATATGGCTGCAGCGGAAAATAAATATGACGTAATTATTGTAGATTGTTCTGACCCAATCGGTCCGGGAGAAGGTTTATTTACGCATGAGTTTTATAAAAATGTACATAAAGCTTTGAAAGAAGATGGTTTATTCGTTCAACAAACTGAATCACCATTTTATCATCAACCTTTAATCAAAAAGATTGCCAAAGATGTAAAGTCTATTTTCCCTATACATGATATGTATCTGGCATATATACCGATTTATCCGGGCGGTATGCATTGCTTTACGATTGGTTCTAAAAAATATAAACCAGAAGATGCAGATCTAACGAATCGTCAGAGATTAGAAATGCGATATCATACAGAAGCAGTGCAAAAAGCCTGTTTTGCATTACCTAATTTCGTAAAAGAACTAATTAAATAA
- a CDS encoding 3-isopropylmalate dehydratase small subunit, with protein MALEGKVWRYGDNIDTDVIIPARYLNSFDPKELAAHCMVDIDETFAANVVEGDIMVGGKNFGCGSSREHAPIAIKASGVPVIVAANFARIFYRNGINIGLPLLEIGDDVEKIQAGHKLRIDVSAGKIENLTTGDVFYAQPLPGFIQDIAKAGGLVNYVKESK; from the coding sequence ATGGCATTAGAAGGAAAAGTTTGGCGTTATGGTGATAATATTGATACCGATGTAATTATTCCGGCTCGTTATTTAAATTCTTTTGATCCAAAAGAATTGGCAGCTCATTGTATGGTAGACATTGATGAAACTTTTGCAGCAAATGTAGTGGAAGGCGATATCATGGTTGGCGGTAAAAATTTTGGTTGTGGTTCTTCGCGTGAACACGCACCGATAGCGATTAAAGCATCTGGTGTACCGGTGATCGTGGCGGCAAATTTTGCACGGATTTTTTATCGTAATGGAATTAATATTGGCTTGCCTCTTTTGGAAATTGGTGATGATGTAGAAAAAATTCAAGCTGGACATAAACTTCGCATAGATGTAAGTGCTGGAAAAATTGAAAACTTAACGACTGGTGATGTATTTTATGCACAACCTCTGCCAGGCTTTATACAAGATATTGCCAAAGCGGGTGGGTTGGTCAATTATGTGAAGGAGTCCAAGTGA
- a CDS encoding DUF2442 domain-containing protein: protein MLSIKVLSVVPLKDMYLLVFFENGVVKKFDVKPIIKDFPEFETLKNVDLFNLVNVETGGYGVSWNEDLDCSEGELWENGVEIPLSLSDFVSFTKYNVVNTKEASEILSCSRQNIEASIKRGRISPIKEYQKTKLFVKPDILKLSK, encoded by the coding sequence ATGTTATCTATCAAAGTATTGAGCGTAGTTCCTTTAAAGGATATGTATCTTCTTGTTTTCTTTGAGAATGGTGTTGTTAAAAAATTCGATGTAAAGCCTATCATAAAAGACTTTCCGGAATTCGAAACATTAAAGAATGTTGACTTGTTTAATCTAGTAAACGTCGAAACTGGTGGTTATGGAGTTTCATGGAATGAGGATTTAGATTGTTCTGAAGGTGAACTTTGGGAAAACGGCGTTGAAATTCCCCTCTCCCTTTCCGACTTTGTTAGTTTTACTAAATATAACGTCGTCAATACTAAAGAAGCATCCGAAATTCTTTCTTGCTCACGACAAAATATCGAAGCGAGTATTAAGCGAGGACGCATCTCCCCTATCAAAGAATATCAAAAAACTAAACTTTTTGTAAAACCAGACATTTTGAAACTTTCAAAATAA
- the ilvC gene encoding ketol-acid reductoisomerase, giving the protein MAKIYYQEDCNLSLLDGKTIAVIGYGSQGHAHALNAKESGCKVIVGLYEGSKSWAKAEAQGFEVYTAAEATKRADIIMILINDEKQGNLYKESIAPNLKSGSMLMFAHGFAIHFGQIVPPKDVDVTMIAPKGPGHTVRSEYQEGKGVPSLVAVEQDATGNALELALAYSLAIGGARAGVLETTFKTETETDLFGEQAVLCGGVCALMQAGFETLVEAGYDPRNAYFECIHEMKLIVDLIYQSGFEGMRYSISNTAEYGDYITGPKIITEETKKAMKKVLTDIQDGTFAKNWMLENQVGAPQFNAMRKKAITHPSEEIGKELRKLYSWSDEDKLIHN; this is encoded by the coding sequence ATGGCGAAAATTTATTATCAAGAAGATTGTAATTTATCCTTATTAGATGGAAAGACGATTGCGGTTATTGGCTACGGCAGTCAAGGGCATGCGCATGCACTCAATGCAAAAGAATCAGGTTGTAAGGTGATTGTTGGATTGTATGAAGGCAGCAAGTCTTGGGCAAAAGCAGAGGCGCAAGGGTTTGAAGTGTATACGGCAGCAGAGGCTACAAAACGTGCTGATATCATTATGATTCTTATTAATGATGAAAAGCAGGGCAATTTGTATAAAGAATCCATTGCACCGAATTTAAAATCTGGCAGCATGTTAATGTTTGCGCATGGTTTTGCAATTCATTTCGGACAAATCGTTCCACCAAAAGATGTCGATGTAACGATGATTGCACCGAAGGGGCCAGGTCATACAGTAAGAAGTGAATATCAGGAAGGAAAAGGCGTTCCATCTTTGGTTGCTGTTGAGCAAGATGCGACTGGCAATGCACTGGAACTTGCGCTTGCTTATTCTTTAGCAATTGGCGGTGCTAGAGCAGGTGTACTGGAAACTACATTTAAAACAGAAACAGAAACTGATTTATTTGGTGAGCAGGCAGTCCTCTGTGGTGGTGTTTGTGCACTTATGCAGGCTGGATTTGAAACTTTAGTTGAAGCTGGGTATGATCCAAGAAATGCATACTTTGAATGTATTCATGAAATGAAATTAATTGTAGATTTAATTTATCAAAGTGGTTTTGAAGGCATGCGATATTCTATCTCCAATACAGCTGAATATGGTGATTACATCACTGGTCCTAAGATTATAACAGAAGAAACAAAAAAAGCGATGAAAAAAGTTTTAACTGACATTCAAGATGGTACTTTTGCGAAAAACTGGATGCTTGAAAATCAAGTAGGTGCACCGCAATTTAATGCGATGAGAAAGAAAGCAATTACGCATCCTTCTGAAGAAATCGGGAAAGAACTTCGTAAATTGTATAGCTGGAGTGACGAAGATAAGCTGATTCATAACTAA
- a CDS encoding aminopeptidase — translation MDSRIETLAKNLIHYSTSLKKGEKILIEVFDDAHPLAKALVKEVYKVGGQPFITIKSNELQRALIQNATQEQLTLIADYEAARMKQMDAYLGIRASANVSELSDVPTEKMKLYQQYWQKPVHSDIRVPKTKWCVMRYPNGSMAQLANMSTEAFEDFYFNVCNLDYAKMDQAMTPLVDLMNRTDQVHIIGPGTDLHFSIKDIPAVKCSGLRNIPDGEVYTSPVKTSIHGKLSYNTPAVYQGVTYENISLTFEDGKIVNATANHTDKINEVFNTDDGARYVGEFALGVNPYITTPMKDTLFDEKIQGSFHFTPGMAYKEANNGNVSAIHWDLVCIQRPDYGGGEIYFDDVLIRKDGRFVLDELQGLNPENLK, via the coding sequence ATGGATTCAAGAATAGAAACTCTTGCCAAAAATTTAATTCACTATTCCACAAGCTTAAAAAAAGGCGAAAAAATATTAATCGAAGTATTTGATGACGCACATCCACTTGCAAAAGCACTTGTTAAAGAAGTATATAAAGTCGGCGGACAGCCTTTTATAACCATAAAAAGCAATGAATTGCAACGTGCTTTAATTCAAAATGCGACGCAAGAGCAATTAACGTTGATTGCCGATTATGAAGCAGCGCGTATGAAACAAATGGATGCTTACTTAGGCATTCGCGCAAGTGCAAATGTGAGTGAACTCTCTGATGTTCCAACCGAAAAAATGAAGCTTTATCAACAATATTGGCAAAAACCTGTGCATAGTGACATTCGCGTACCTAAGACCAAATGGTGTGTTATGCGGTATCCAAATGGTTCGATGGCACAACTTGCAAATATGAGTACAGAAGCTTTCGAAGATTTTTATTTCAATGTATGTAATTTAGATTACGCTAAAATGGATCAGGCCATGACTCCATTGGTTGATCTCATGAATCGCACAGATCAAGTGCATATCATAGGTCCAGGTACAGATTTACACTTTTCCATCAAAGATATTCCAGCAGTAAAATGTTCTGGACTTCGCAATATTCCTGATGGAGAAGTCTATACATCTCCGGTAAAAACCAGTATTCATGGTAAACTTTCTTACAATACCCCAGCCGTATATCAAGGTGTCACTTATGAGAATATCAGCTTAACATTTGAAGATGGAAAAATCGTTAATGCGACAGCAAATCACACCGATAAAATTAATGAAGTTTTTAATACGGATGATGGAGCACGCTATGTTGGCGAATTTGCACTTGGTGTAAATCCATATATCACGACCCCAATGAAAGATACTTTATTTGATGAAAAGATTCAGGGAAGTTTTCATTTCACACCAGGTATGGCCTATAAAGAAGCAAACAACGGGAATGTTTCCGCAATTCATTGGGATTTAGTTTGTATTCAAAGACCAGACTATGGCGGCGGTGAAATTTATTTTGATGATGTATTGATTCGAAAAGACGGTCGTTTTGTATTAGATGAACTCCAAGGTTTAAATCCTGAAAATTTAAAATAA